A genomic segment from Malus domestica chromosome 05, GDT2T_hap1 encodes:
- the LOC103448421 gene encoding ribosome biogenesis protein BOP1 homolog yields the protein MRIKDMSDGEGSDSEDYPSIRDSDSEGEESDSSGDEGVINTSDNDGAASDSGDDDDESDSSELGEGVEESDSSEDEVVPRNTVGDVPLEWYRDEKHIGYDIKGKKIKKKEKEDKLQSFLASADDSKNWRKIYDEYNDEEVELTKEDIKSISRLLEGKAPHGDFDPYAPYVDWFKWDDSKHPLSNAPEPKRRFIPSKSESKLVNKIKLAIRKGLIKPKKSKEEEEDEESVYPLWEDDSNSTEKNNHLTYIPAPKPKLPGHEESFNPSLEYIPTQEEVNSYQLMYEEDRPKFIPKRFANMRSIPAYENAVKECFERCLDLYLCPRVRKKRLNIDPESLKPKLPSRTELKPYPVACYLEYRGHEDAVTSVSVEASGQWIASGSLDGTLRIWEVETGRCVKICDIGEAVKYVAWNPNPEHSIVAVSAGQDILLLNPGCGTEEVQKRTKELLSVEMPMPDDSASSVSWLHDDKLEGIRLRHSKTVASVEWHRKGDYLSTVMPAGESRAIFIHKLSKKFTQTLSFKLHGVAVTSVFHPTRSFFFISTKKIIRVYDLVKDGKLVKKLETGLREVSSIAVHPSGDHIIVGSREGKLCWFDMDLSSKPYKTLKLHQKDINNVSFHRLYPLFATCSDDCTAYVFHGMVYSDLNQNPLIVPLEILRGHTSSNGRGVLDCKFHPRQPWLFTSGADSVIRLYCN from the exons ATGAGAATCAAGGATATGTCAGATGGGGAAGGATCGGATTCGGAGGATTATCCGTCAATCAGAGACTCGGACTCAGAAGGCGAAGAGAGTGATTCCTCTGGAGATGAG GGTGTTATCAACACAAGCGACAATGATGGCGCGGCCAGTGATtctggtgatgatgatgatgaaagtGATAGCTCTGAACTTGGTGAGGGAGTTGAGGAGAGTGATTCATCTGAGGATGAG GTGGTTCCTCGAAATACTGTTGGTGATGTTCCCTTGGAGTGGTATCGGGATGAGAAACATATTGGTTATGACATTAAAgggaagaagataaagaagaaggaaaaagaagataAGTTGCAATCCTTTCTTGCTAGTGCTGACGATTCAAAGAACTG GCGCAAAATTTATGATGAATATAACGATGAGGAAGTAGAACTGACAAAAGAAGATATCAAATCGATTAGTAGACTACTTGAAGGAAAGGCTCCACATGGTGACTTTGATCCATATGCG CCGTATGTTGATTGGTTTAAATGGGATGACTCCAAGCATCCACTGTCAAATGCACCTGAACCCAAGAGACGATTCATTCCTTCAAAATCAGAAAGTAAACTG GTTAATAAGATTAAGTTGGCCATTCGCAAGGGTTTAATTAAGCCTAAAAAGTctaaagaggaagaagaagatgaagaaagtgTTTATCCATTGTGGGAAGATGACTCTAATTCAACGGAAAAGAATAACCATCTAACTTACATTCCTGCACCAAAGCCAAAGTTGCCTG GCCATGAGGAGTCCTTCAATCCATCTTTAGAATACATCCCAACACAAGAAGAGGTCAACTCTTACCAGTTAATGTATGAAGAAGACCGTCCTAAATTTATACCTAAAAG GTTTGCAAATATGAGAAGCATCCCTGCATATGAGAATGCTGTGAAGGAATGCTTTGAGAGATGTTTGGATCTATATTTGTGCCCTAGAGTCCGAAAGAAACGT CTTAATATAGACCCTGAATCTCTCAAGCCCAAGCTACCAAGCCGAACTGAACTTAAGCCTTACCCTGTAGCATGTTATCTTGAGTATAGAGGCCACGAGGATGCAGTTACATCAGTCTCTGTAGAAGCTTCAGGGCAGTGGATTGCATCAG GTTCATTGGATGGAACTTTGCGTATTTGGGAGGTTGAAACTGGTAGATGTGTCAAAATCTGCGATATTGGTGAAGCCGTCAAATATGTGGCTTGGAATCCTAACCCTGAGCATTCTATAGTGGCTGTCTCGGC GGGACAAGACATACTTCTTTTGAACCCTGGTTGTGGGACGGAAGAAGTACAGAAAAGAACTAAAGAACTTCTCTCTGTTGAGATGCCCATGCCTGACGACTCTG CATCCAGTGTAAGCTGGCTTCATGATGATAAACTTGAGGGAATCAGATTAAGGCATTCCAAG ACCGTGGCTTCAGTAGAGTGGCATCGTAAAGGAGACTACCTTTCAACAGTGATGCCAGCGG GTGAATCAAGAGCTATTTTTATACACAAGCTCTCTAAGAAGTTTACCCAGACACTTTCATTCAAGTTGCATGGGGTTGCAGTTACTTCAGTTTTCCATCCTACAAggtctttcttcttcatttcaacAAAAAAGATTATTCGTGTTTATGATCTGGTGAAGGATGGAAAACTTGTCAAAAAGCTTGAGACTGGACTTCGTGAAGTCTCCTCTATTGCAGTTCATCCTTCTG GTGATCATATAATTGTGGGAAGCAGAGAAGGAAAATTATGTTGGTTCGACATGGACCTTTCATCTAAACCTTACAAAACTCTCAA GTTGCATCAGAAGGACATCAACAATGTATCTTTCCATCGTTTGTACCCGCTGTTTGCTACATGCTCTGATGACTGCactgcttatgtttttcatggAATGGTTTATTCAGATCTTAACCAGAACCCTCTTATTGTTCCATTGGAAATACTCCGAGGTCATACAAGCTCAAATGGGAGAG GTGTATTGGACTGTAAGTTCCATCCAAGGCAGCCATGGTTATTCACTAGCGGCGCAGACTCGGTGATTAGACTTTATTGCAATTGA